The following is a genomic window from Pyricularia oryzae 70-15 chromosome 5, whole genome shotgun sequence.
CGAGTCCGCATTTAGATGTGAGAATCCCTGGTCCTGCGGATTGCGACGCGAATAGTGTGTGTTGTTTGCAGAGAAGATTAGCGTCATGACGCGGGCGGCTGCCTTAACCTGCCAGTCATCGTACACTATTGTCTTCTTTGGCTtctccttttgcttcttggctgaacctgaagacggACCCAGGGCGGCGTGGAGTGTTGCTGCTGAACGACCAGCAGAGACAATAGGTATCAAACCATCCGTAACATCGAATTTGACGTCGTGTTTCTTTTCGTTCTGCCGGTTCAGACGATACGCCATGAATCCGCTGACAAAATCTTTAAAGTCTGTGAACCGAGACTCGGGGAATCTGGCCAGCCAAGCCACCAGCTGATTGTGGCAGTCGTTCGAAGAGTTCGACATTAACCCCAGGATCCGCTTGATGATCCCGGAATGTTGCCCAGACGCCGGTCCTGTACCGCGAGGTACATCACTCCAACTGCTACCACCATCGcccctttctttttcacAAGAATGACCGTAGTGTCCTGTAAACTTGCGACATCTGGCTGCGAGGAGTGGATTCGACAGGATCAGCAAGAGAAACCTCAGATCGGTCGGGTCGGTCAATGGGCGTCCCGGTCGCTTCAGTAGTGTTTCGGTAGCCTTGAGAAGAGTGCGCTGGGCATGATCTTGTCCCGCCAATATCTGTGTTTCCAATCGTCGTAAGTCCGCCTCTGGTGCAGGGCTGAGCTGGCCACCCGCGACCATTCCATCATACACAGCCTTCCAGGGTTGCGCGGCATTTATGACGGTGTTGTACCACTCCTCCATCTCCGACCAGTCCAACCCAGGCGATTTGGTTGCCGGCATCGGGGCAGTCGGAATCCCATCTGGCCGGATCCCCGCTGAAGATCCTCTACGTGGAACTTCGTCCTGGCCACCGGTCCACCAGGAGCCATTTTCGGCAAAGTCGCCCAACAATAGCAACTTGGCGTCAAGCTCTGCTATTGGTTCTTCAGCCGCTGCTGAAACCTTGCTATGTGAACGGCTATGTGAGCGCACGTGCCGCGATTCGGGCTGACGGTCTTGAGCCCGTTCAGGTGTTCGCCTTCGGGGGGTATCATCCATATGACGAGCCTGTGAATTTAATCCCCGCGGACCCCCGAAAGAAAACTGCAAGCAACGATAGGACGTAAAGCACGTGAACAAATAATCTTCAAGTGGCTTGAACATCTTTTTGGGATCAAGCTCATGACCTGTCCCATTGCTGCCCTGCCTATCCTGTTGCCTAAAGAGCCCTTCCATCCTAGGGCGTTGATCAGAATATGATGTGGAGTAGGATCTCGGCGGGAGTAAGCTCGGGTTGGGAAATGAGCCGGGTGCTTCCAGAAATGGGCTCTCGACGAGCTCCGGAGTGAAGAGGCTGGGTTCTTGGTTTTCATTATCAAATGTCGAGGCATGTGGCCTCCCGGGTCCATTCTGGGGTATCGTCATGGGCAATGAAGCCTGTGTATTTGGTTTGATATTGGCATGCGGTGCCAGCGCCGAAGCCACAAAGTTACGCAAGCATTGTCTTATCAGCAGCTTGGTATGTTCCAAAGAAACCGGTTGTGCTGTGGTATATGTTAGTCGCTTCTACATGCATGCCAAACTTAAGCCGGAGTACCTACAATAATGCGACAAAGGGCCACCCTCATCTCGCGAGCGCCCTGTACCCGTCTCCCCAGGCGTGAGCGGCTTCAGGTCGTTGATGGTGAGACATATGGTGCACTTGAACACATTGAGATCCCTTGGCCACCGCACCAGAGAGCCACAGGTCATGCAGCTCCCTGTCGTCAGATCCTTGCTTGCACCGCCGCTGAGACTCTGCTTCTGCGGCGAAATGCGCGGCGCGGCGCCACCCTTGGAGGCCGTCGGCATAAGGCCGCTACCGTCCCTCGAGTCTTCGCTGCTGCTCCGAGAATCAAAATAGGCCCGTGGCGCGGGGCttcgcttcttctttttattgGAAGAAAACAGCGATGGAAACGGGTGGCTCATCGACCGTACATGCCCACGAGGTTGTGGCGCTTGTTTGGGCACAAAATCGGAGTCGGAATCAGAAGATTCAGCTAACTGTGAACCATCGAAGAATTCGAACTCGGTCATGCGCGGTGATGGGGTGGACGGGTTATAttgttgttgctggtgcGGGCTAGGAACGCCTCGATTCCACAGTTCGACGGCGCAAGGGCCGGGATTCGAGGGGGGCGGTCGGCCACGGTTCGAAAGACTGCTGCCAGATGTCTGACGGTGGTGTAAATGTCGCGCGGGCGGTAGCGTTTGCGCATTTGAAGCCTGATTCGGAAATGTTCGCTGTCTAAGCGGGGACCTGGGTCGGTTCGGAGACGGTACTGGTTGGCGGTACTGTCGCGTTTGTGGCGCCGACAATGACGGTggaggtggcggcggcgagtgCGAAGgtggcggaggaggaggaaggggTTTCTGGTGGAGGTACTgcagctgctgttgc
Proteins encoded in this region:
- a CDS encoding ubiquitin-protein ligase E3A; this translates as MTTQQEQPSRLGGSTGVHHHRLDFRLPTTNTATSPPQWQDSSGLPHEEQQPPQPQLPVWQHHYHYHNQQNQNQQQQQLQYLHQKPLPPPPPPSHSPPPPPPSLSAPQTRQYRQPVPSPNRPRSPLRQRTFPNQASNAQTLPPARHLHHRQTSGSSLSNRGRPPPSNPGPCAVELWNRGVPSPHQQQQYNPSTPSPRMTEFEFFDGSQLAESSDSDSDFVPKQAPQPRGHVRSMSHPFPSLFSSNKKKKRSPAPRAYFDSRSSSEDSRDGSGLMPTASKGGAAPRISPQKQSLSGGASKDLTTGSCMTCGSLVRWPRDLNVFKCTICLTINDLKPLTPGETGTGRSRDEGGPLSHYSQPVSLEHTKLLIRQCLRNFVASALAPHANIKPNTQASLPMTIPQNGPGRPHASTFDNENQEPSLFTPELVESPFLEAPGSFPNPSLLPPRSYSTSYSDQRPRMEGLFRQQDRQGSNGTGHELDPKKMFKPLEDYLFTCFTSYRCLQFSFGGPRGLNSQARHMDDTPRRRTPERAQDRQPESRHVRSHSRSHSKVSAAAEEPIAELDAKLLLLGDFAENGSWWTGGQDEVPRRGSSAGIRPDGIPTAPMPATKSPGLDWSEMEEWYNTVINAAQPWKAVYDGMVAGGQLSPAPEADLRRLETQILAGQDHAQRTLLKATETLLKRPGRPLTDPTDLRFLLLILSNPLLAARCRKFTGHYGHSCEKERGDGGSSWSDVPRGTGPASGQHSGIIKRILGLMSNSSNDCHNQLVAWLARFPESRFTDFKDFVSGFMAYRLNRQNEKKHDVKFDVTDGLIPIVSAGRSAATLHAALGPSSGSAKKQKEKPKKTIVYDDWQVKAAARVMTLIFSANNTHYSRRNPQDQGFSHLNADSMRAKGRVHARGQLLPTSDFYMALLDNSELTQDFEAWETKRAKFSFCQYPFLLSVWAKIQILEHDAKREMDKKARDAFFNSIMSRRSFDQYLYLNVRRDCLVEDSLKAVSEVIGSGGEDIKKGLRITFRGEEGVDAGGLRKEWFLLLVREVFNPDHGLFVYDDDSHYCYFNPNSFETSDQYFLVGVVFGLAIYNSTILDVAFPPFLFRKLLAASPQPSGASPAHSRPPMTYTLEDLAEFHPMLAKGLRQLLEFEGDVEETFCLDFVVDVPKYGAIERVPLCQGGERRAVTNANRREYVDLHVRYILDTAVARQFDPFKRGFFTVCGGNALSLFRPEEIELLVRGSEETLDVVSLKSAAEYDGWMRNNKKRPEESSPSGGDGTEVAEEVPTLRWFWDSFQRASPEDQRKLLIFITGSDRIPAMGAASLSIKILCLGDDCDRYPTARTCFNTLALWRYESKEKLERMLWGAVFESEGFGLK